The genome window AGATCATACAGATGGAATGTTAGCAAGATTGAAAAATCAAAGTACTAAGCTTGGTAATTTACTTGATTATATATGCGATTATGTGGCGTGGTTTGGGCTAATTATTTTAGCTAGTTATCTTTATAATATTAGTCTATTTTGCACTATTTTTCTTATATTTGCTCTACTTTTTCATCAGCAATTTTGTAAGAATTTTATTCACACAAGACTTAAAAAACTAAAAACAATACATAGGTTTGGTCTTAAAAAATATCTTTTAAATCATGGATTTTTACTTGGTATTGATGCTAGTCTTTTAGCTTTGATTTTGGCTTTTAGTATATTTAGTACTGAATTTGAGATATCTTTTTATATACTTGGAGTAATTTATATAATAGATGCAATATATAGATCAATTGAGTTATATTTAAATTTAAAATTAGGGGGGGTAGATGGACTTTAGCAATAAAAACTATGCCATCACAGGCTCTACATCAGGCATAGGTAAATCGATAGCCAAAACTCTAGCCAAAAAAGGTGCAAGACTTTTGCTACTTGGTAGAGATAATGATAGATTAAATAAGCTAAAAAATGAACTAAATTTAATAAGTCAAGTAAGCCACCATACGGCTCTATTTGACTCAAATAATCTTAATAGCATTGATATAGCCATAGATCAATTTGCTACTAAATTTAAATTCAACGGCTTAATTCATAGCGCTGGAGTATTGCACCCATCTTTGCTTAGAGATTTAAGCATAGATAAGATGCATGAGCTAATAAATATAAATCTCTTAAGCTTCTTTGCTCTAACAAAAGCAGTATTAAAACATGGAAGATATATTAAAGATGATACTAGCATAATTGCCATTAGCTCTATGGCGGCCTTTGGCGCTGAACCTGGCCTTAGCCTATATGGAGCTAGCAAAGCAGCTCTAAACTCAGCAGCACTAAGCCTAGCTAAAGAGTATGCTAAAAAAGGAGTGCGAATAAACACCATAGCTCCACTATATGTAAATACTCCTATGTATGAGAGTTTTGCTACTAATTTTATATCCAAAGAGACTCAAAACTATAAGCTAAAAGAGTTAATGCCATTTGGATTAATAGAAGCAAGCGATGTGGCTGAAGTAGCACTATTTTTGCTTAGTTCAAACTCTAAAAAGATTACCGGTGAATGTATTAAAATAAGCTCTGGGGGGGGGTTATAGATGAAAATTGCCTACTATTTGCCTAGCGATATTATAGATAATGAATATTTTGCTAATATCGCAAAAAGTGATGAATATACCACACAAGAGATTTATAAAAAATCAGGAATCCAAACTCGCCATAAAGCTAGTGATAATGAGCTAACTAGCGACCTAGCTGCTAAGGCTGTTTTGAATTTAAGTAAAGAGTATGATATAGACCTTGGCGATATAGATACGCTATTGCTTTGCACTCAATCTCCTGAGTATCTCCAGCCAGCAACTGTCTATCTGCTTCATCATAAGCTAAATTTACCTAAAACAACAAACGCTATGGAGATAAATATAGCGTGTAGTGGCTACATTCATGGTCTATTAGTGGCTAAATCATTAATACTATCTAATAGCGCTAAAAAAGTACTGCTATGTACAGCTGATATGTGTTTTAAAATGTTTGAGCATAGCGATATGGCTCAAAGGATACTCTTTGGTGATGGAGCTAGTGCTACGATAATTGATAAGAGTAACGCTCATAAAATTGCTCAGGTGATTAGCGGTACAGATGGGAGTGGGTTTTTTAGTATGTATAAACACCATGGAGGCTATGCTAGTCCATTTAACGGTCAGGATCCAAAAGATATAGCCCTAACAATGAATGGCCCTGAGGTTTTTTTATTCACTATTAGAGAGGTACCAAATTTAGTTAGGCAAACTCTAAAGGCAAATAATTTAAACAGTGATGATATTGACTTTTTTGTCTTTCATCAAGCAAATTTATTAATTTTAGAAGCCATTACTAAATCGCTTAAACTTGAGCGCTCAAAGGTAATTTTTGATATAGAAAATATAGGTAACACATCATCATCAAGTGTGCCAATTGCCCTAAAAAGAGCCATAGAAAATGGCACTATAAAACCAGGCCATAAAGTGCTAATAGCTGGATTTGGCATAGGACTTGCCTGGAGTGCTACAATCATAGATATCTAAAGGAATAAAATGGAAACAAAAATAGCAAAATTTAAAGATGTAATAGAATGTGATGAGACTCTAACACCGCAAACCCCGCTAGACTCCATAGCTGAGTGGGACTCAATGGGTAAGATTAGTACAATTGTAATGTTGGCTGATGATTATGGTTATACACTTACATTTGATGAGTTAAAAAACCTAAGTATTGTTGGTGATATTTTGGATTTGATGAATGAATAATTTTATCAAATATGGCATTAAGATATCAAAACTAGAGTTAAAAGATATAGAGACTCTGCGTCAATGGCGTAATGATCCTAAAATATCTAAAGTAATGCTAAGTCAAAATGGCCACCATATCACTAAAGAAGAGCAATTAAACTGGTTTAACTCACTTGCAGATAAAAGTGATGCTATTTATTATATGGCTTTTGTAGATGATTTAGCGATTGGGTATTTTTGCTTTCAACAAATCAACTGGCAAAATGGTCAGGCTATTCCTGGTGAAATTATGGTAATACCAGACCATTTAGATGAAGCTAGGATTACATTTGGAGCATACTGTGCTGTATATGATATAGCGTTTGATGTTTTAGGACTTAAAGAGCTTAAGGCGTATTCTAAGCTAGAAAATAAACGCGCTATTCGTATGGCTAAGCTATTAAATTTCAAAATTACTCACCAAGATGATGAGTGCATATATTTCAAACTTAATAAAAATGATTACTATCCAATGCGAGATAGTTTAATTAGTAAATTGGGATTAAATTGATTTTATAAATCTTAGCAATTTGTAATAATATTAAATTTAATCTCAAAAGCCTATTTTAAATTATCATTTTGCTACGATTTAAATAAGCCCCTTGATATAATATTTTAAATTAGATTGTAGCATTTTATAAAATAACAATGATAATTTTAATATAAAAATATTTTAAAAATAAGATAAGATAAAAATCGTAATAAAAATATAAATATAATAAAAAATTAAATTTGACAGTCTAAAGACTGTCAAATTTGGGCTTACATCATTCCGCCCATACCACCCATACCGCCCATATCAGGCATTGCTGGCATAGCTGGTTTATCCTCTTTAATTTCGCTTACAGTAGCCTCTGTAGTTAGTAGCAAGCTTGCTACGCTTACAGCATTTTGCAGTGCTACACGCTCTACTTTAACTGGGTCTATAATTCCAGCTTCAAACATATCTACATATTCGCCACTAGCTGCGTTAAATCCATAATTAGCCTCTTTAGCAGTGCTTACAGCATTAGCTACTACACCAGCATCAAAGCCTGCATTTTCAGCAATTTGGCGAAGTGGAGCAAATAAAGCGCGTTTTACAATTTGTGCGCCGATTAACTCATCACCGCTTAGATTTAGATTTACTTTATTACCTGCTTTAATTAAAGCAGCGCCGCCACCTACTACGATGCCTTCTTCTACTGCTGCTTTTGTAGCATTTAAAGCATCATCTACACGATCTTTTTTCTCTTTCATCTCTGTTTCTGTTGCAGCGCCAACTTTAATAACTGCTACACCGCCACTTAGTTTAGCTAGACGCTCTTGAAGTTTTTCTCTATCATAATCACTTGTTGTCTCAATAATTTGAGCTTTGATTTGATTGATTCTAGCGCCGATAGAATCTTTTGAGCCTGCACCATTTACGATTGTAGTATTATCTTTATCTATTACTACTCTATCAGCTTGACCAAGATCGCTAAGAGTTGCACTCTCAAGTGTTCTGCCTAACTCTTCGCTAATTACTTCACCACCTGTTAAGATAGCGATATCTTCTAACATAGCTTTTCTTCTATCGCCAAAGCCTGGAGCTTTAACTGCTGAAATATTTAGCACGCCACGAAGTTTATTAACAACTAAAGTTGCTAAAGCTTCACCTTCTATATCTTCAGCGATGATTAATAGTGGTTTGCCAGTTTTTTGAATTTGCTCTAGCACCGGAAGTAGATCTTTTAAATTTGAGATTTTTTTATCAAATAACAAGATAAATGGGCTGCTTAATTCTACTTGCATTTTTTCTGGGTTTGTGATGAAGTATGGACTTAGGTATCCTCTATCAAACTGCATACCTTCAACTACATTTAGTTCATCATTAATTGATTTAGCCTCTTCAACTGTGATAACTCCATCTTTGCCTACTTTTTCCATAGCTTCAGCAATTAGATCACCTACGCTTGTATCGCTATTTGCAGAGATTGTAGCTACTTGAGCAATCTCTTTTTTGCCTTCTACTTTTTTAGCTACACTTTTTAACTCTTCTATAACTGCAGCTGCGAATTTATCCATACCACGTTTTACTTCGATTGGATTTGCGCCTGCTGTGATATTTCTTAGACCCTCTTTGAAAATCGCATGAGCTAAAACTGTAGCTGTAGTTGTACCATCACCTGCTTCGTCATTTGTCTTGCTAGCTACTTCTCTTACAAGACCTGCGCCCATATTTTCAATCGTATCAGCTAATTCAATCTCTTTAGCTACGCTTACGCCATCTTTTGTTATTGTAGGCGCACCAAAGCTTTTTTGAAGAAGTACATTACGACCTCTTGGTCCCATCGTTACTTTTACCGCATCGCTTAGTTTTTTAACACCAGTATATAATCTATTTCTAGCGTCATCTGCAAATATAATCTCTTTTGCCATATTTTATTCCTTTATTATTTTATAATTCCTAAGATATCTTCTGTATTTAGTACCAGATATTTTTTATCATCAAGTGTAATCTCACTACCGCTATATTTAGCAAATACAACTGTATCACCTACACTTAATCCTTCTGCTTCTTTGCTAACTGCTATAACTTTGCCTTGGCTTGGTTTTTCTTTAGATGCATTATCTGGGATAATAATGCCTGAAGCCGTAGTTTTAAGCTCTTCTTCTCTTTCTACAAGCACACGCTTGCCTAATGGCTCAAAATTCATCTCTATCCTTTCAATTTATTTGATTTTTTCTTAAAAATTAGCACTCTATATATTTGAGTGATGAAAATATATCATAATTTTATATATATGTCAAGAAATTAGAGCCAAATTTAAATAAAAATTATCAAAAACATTTAGTCAAATTCACTCAAGCTTTAAAAAATTAAGAGTTAAAATAGATAAATTTAATTTTATTAAGCTATATTTGAGTATAATTAAGCAAAATTATTAAGGAATTTACATGAGAGTTTTATACTGGATTTTAGGCGGTTTGGCCCTATTTGTGGCTATTGTTTATGCTCTACTTTTTAGTAGTGTTGGAAATAGCATATTAAAGCCCTATATAGAAAAGATTGCCTCGCAAAAAAGCTCAATGAATATCAAACTTGATGAGTTTAGATTGGCAATTAGTCATCTTGATATCACTGTGAGTGTAAATGATGCTCTAAAGGCTAGAGTTTATGGAAATTATAGCCTATTTACTCAAGAGCTTGATTTTAACTACACAGCTAGCTCAAATGATCTAAGCAGTTTTGGCGTAGATATCAAAGATGATATAAATTTAAAAGGCAAGATAGTTGGTAAGCTTAAGAATTTTATTGCTGATGGTAGTGGTAAAATAGTTGGCTCAAATTTACGCTTTGCAACTAGAATTGCCAACTTTACTCCATTAGAGTTAAAGCTAGATGCTAAATCGCTAGAACTAGCACAAATTAGTGCCATAGCTACTGGCAAATCATACATAAAAGGTAAAATGAACATAATAGCTGATATCACCAGCAAAGACTTAAGCTATAATGGAAATGCTACTTTAAATATCCCAAATGCTATAGTAAATAATGAGTTAGTTACGGCTGATTATGGGGTAGCTTTACCACAAAACTTTACAATCAAAGCAAATTCTAATCTAAATTTAAATGGTCGCACAGCTAAAGCCAAAAGTGTAATTACTACACCTGTTGGAGTTATTGCTGCTTTAAATTCAATATATAATATAGATGAAAAGACATTAAATAGCGATCTAAATTTAAATATTCCAAATTTAACTAAACTTGAGCCAATAATTGGCCAAAAATTATATGGAGAGATTACAGCTAAGGCTAATGCTAAACTAGTTGGTTCAAATTTGGAGTTTTTAGATGCTGATATTAGCGGATTAGGTGGTATGATAACAGCCAAAATGGCTAATAATGAGATAAAAGCCCAGATCAAAAAAATCAAACTAAATGAGCTTTTAAAACTTGTAGCAATGCCAGCAATTGCTAATGGTAATATCAATGGAAATGCTACAATTACGTCATTAAATGATTCTAGCAAAAGAGTTGGGGATATAAATATAGATATAAATGGTGGAGTATTTAACGCTAATGAGTTAAATAAGATGATTGGTTCAAATCTTACTAAAAATCTTACCTTTAATTCTGATATAAAAGCGAATTTAAAAGGTGATAATGCCAAATTAGATGCCAATCTAAAATCTGAAATTTTAAATATAGATAACTTAAATGCCAACTATAATCTAACTCAAAAAACTGCAAATGCCAAAGCATATGCGCTAGTGCCAGATCTTGCTAAATTAGGTGCTATCTCAGGAACTAAAATAAATGGTCAAATTGCTCTAAATGCAGATATAGCAGCTGATCTAAATAATCAAAAAATGCCACTAAAAAATGCAAATATAGATATAAAAGCTATGGATGGGATAATTAGTGCAAATATAGATAGCGGCAAATTAAAAGCTAAAATTCAAAATATCCTAGCCCAAAATCTATTTTTGATGATAGGACAAAAACCACTACTAAGTGGCAAACTAAATGGTGAGTTAAATCTAGACAGTATCGATATAGCAAATCTAAATGGCAAAGGCCAAATCAAACTAGAAAATGGCGTGCTTAATTCAGCTAATTTAAAAGAATTAACTGGTAAAAATTTTCCACAAAATACTACGCTAAATGCACATATCAAACCGACATTTACTAATTCTACTGTACATTTTGCTACTACAATTGATTCAAATTTAGCTACTGTGGATAAATTTGATGGGAGTTATGATATTAATAAAAATAGCCTTGAAGCCATATATAGTGCCAATGTACCAGATCTAAATAGGCTTGAGTTTTTAACTGGAATGAAGCTAAATGGTAGCCTAAATCCAAGTGGAAAAATCTCTATAAATGAGAATATAAATGCTACATTAAATAGCGATTTCATCGGTTCAAAGCTAAAAATAGATATAGTAGATAATAAAACAAATTTGACTTTACCATCATTTGAGATTACAAATCTTTTAGAATTTTTAGATTTTGAGCCATTTTATGAAGGCAAAGCTACACTTAATGCTAACTACAATCTAAATAATTCAAAAGGTGATTTTAAAGCTGATATTGCCAATGGCCAATTAAGCAAAAATGGACTAACAAATCTAATTAGCGCTACAATCCAAAAAGATATAACAAATGAGGTCTATAAAGATGGATATCTAAAAGGGATAATAGATAAAAATTTAATTAATTTCGATGCCCAACTAAGCTCACAAAGATCTGATATCAACATCACATCAGCGAGCCTAGATACCGCCACAAAAGCTATAAATATCCCAATTAAAGCCAATATAGAAAAAACTGATATAGATGTAGTAATTGGCGGTACAAGCAGCGATCCAAAATATACAATTAGCTCGAACTACCTAAAAGATAAGCTCTCAAAAGAGATTGATCGTGGGCTAAATAAACTATTTAAAGGCGATGAGAACAAAAGCAAAGATACAAAAGAGTTAATAAACGGCCTTCAAAATTTATTTACCCGTTAAGGCTCTTAGATCAGGTTAGAGATTTTCTAGCCTGATCAATTGCACTTAATAGATAATCTACATCATCATCGCTATGAGACCAATGAAGGCTAACTCTTAGCCAACCTGGCTTAAAGCTTAATGGCTCATCATCATTAAGGCCAAGCAGATCATGTCCATACGGTCCAGCACACGAACATCCAGCACGGCTTTGAATTCCAAATTTATTACTTAGAGTTTGAGCCAAATCAAATGGAGAGATACCTTTAATATTAAAAGCAAAAATAGCAAGTCTTTGCATATTTTTTGGAGCGTAATTTATCACACCTTTTATATTTGCTAGACCTAATTCAAATTTATTCATTAGATTTATCTTTTGCTCATTTATAAACTCTAATCCAATCTTATTTCTAAGCTCAAAAGCCAAATATGCACGAATCAACTGAGTAATAGCAGGAGTACCAGCATCTTCTAGCTGCTCAATATCATCTAGATAATGCACACTTTTTTTACTCACATAGCTTACTGTTCCACCAGCAGAAAATGTAGGTAAATTTGAGCTAAATAGAGATTTTCTAATAGCCAAAAGCCCACAACTTCCTACTCCACCAAGTAGTTTATGTGGTGAGATAAATATCGCATCACATAAACTACTATTTACATTTTCATATGCTATCAAACTTGAAGCATCAATAGCAATCACAGCTTTATATCTTCTTGCTACACGGTGTAATGCGTTAATATCAGTTTTTATTCCAGTTACGTTTGAAGCTGCACTTATACTAATTATAATCTTTCTATTTGCATTGATTTTTAAAATTTTATCTAGTTCTCCCCAGTGCAAACCGCCATCTTTTGCTAAAGGGATTCTTACTACTTCGCACAATCCTGCTCTATAACTAATCTCATTACTATGGTGTTCATACGGCCCTACAATTACAAGTGGCAAGGATTTTTTAATAGTATCAAAATCAATATTTAAAGCCATTTTAGTTGCTGGTGGAATATAAATCCCCATTATCTCTTGAAATTTCTTAATAGCCGCACTACTGCCCTGCCCGCATGGCAAAAGAACAAAATCACTTTGTAAATTTAAAAATTTTTTTATTCCAGCTCTTGCATTTTCGTAGTAGTTTGTAGTAATATTTGAACACTCGCTACACTCACTATGAGTATTAGCGTAAGTTTGCAAAATACGCTTTATCTCATCTTCAATAGGTAAATATCCAAGCCCACTAGCTGTCCAGTCAAAATAGTAAATTCCATCTTTTAATATTATATTTTGGCGAATTTTATCTATATTCAATAGTTTTTCCTAGATTTTTATATAATTATACTAAATTTAGCTCAAACCTGCTTTAAAAGCTGCTAGTCTATCTTTGGCTTTTTGCGTTATATCTTCATCCATATCATAGTATTCAAATGTCGCACCATGCTGTATCGTACCATCTAAAATATCTCCAGCTTGGCGGTTTTTTAAATCTATTTGAGCTACTATAAAACCATCAAGAGTTTGAGCAAATTCCTTAAGCCTACTTGGAATTGTAGCAAGCTTAGTGTATAGATAGCACCAGCCTTGCCCGCCATGCCTGCCAACTCTACCACGAAGCTGATGTAAAGAAGCAAGCCCTAACTTCTCAGCACCTACAATTACAATAGTAGATAGCTTTGGCAAGGAGATTCCAACCTCTACAATTGTAGTAGCAAGCAATATATTGCCATCATTTGCAAACTGCTCTAAAACCTCATCTTTTTGCTTATCTTTACCATGAGTTACATAAACTTTTTCAAATTTATTTAACCAAAATGGCGCAGCTGCGCTTAGGCTTTGATAATTGCTTACTTGACTATCTTCTACAAGCGGATAGACAATTATAGTCTGCTTATTTTGCTTAATTTGCGATTTTATATGCTCTAAAAGAGCGTTAAATCCGCTATTTTGAATTATTAATGTTTTAATATGTTTAGTAAATGGAATTTGTTTTAAAAAGCTAAAACTAACCAGTTCAGACTCAATAAGACAAAGCGTTCTAGGAATTGGAGTTGCACTAAATTGCAAAAAGTGCGCCCGAAAATTCTCATTACGAGTTAATTCATCTATCTTTTGGCGTTGTATTGAACCAAACCTATGCTGCTCATCAATCATTATTAAAGTACTTTTTGGTAACTCTTGATATAAAAGAGCGTGTGTGCCAATTATCAAATTTGCCTCTTCTAGTTTAGCATTTTTTAAGCCTTTTTTGAGATACTCTATCTTCATAAAGCTTGGCAAAAGTTTAAGTGCTTGATTATAAAGCTGAGTAGCTAAAACAGTAGTAGGTGCCATTAATATAGATCTATTTGGGTAATTTAGCAACGCAGCACCTAAAATCACCAAGGTCTTACCACTACCTACATCACCCATTATAACACGCTTTGCTGCTATGCTTTTGCCCAAATCCAATCTAATATCATCAATAGCTTTTAGCTGATCATCTGTAGGAGTAAATGGCAAAGTCTCTATCCAAGATGTAATATCATAAGGCTTAATAGCACTAGCTTTAAAAAGAACCTTTTTAGCACTTAACTTTTTAAAATAGTTAAAAATTTCAACAAATTTTAAAAGCTCTAATCTTTTACTATCTAAATTTAAAACTCTATAAATTGCCTCATCGCTAAGCTCATGCAAAGCTAAAATTTCTCTAGCTTCATCATCATTAAGACCTTGAGATTTTAAAGATTCAATATTTAGATATTTTTTGATTAAATTTTGAATTTGATTATCTTTTAAATCTCTTTTATAGTGTGGGATAATCTCTCCGACTTTGGTTATAATTTTTGGATTGCTAAATTGCCAAACTCCATTATATATCGTGCTTTTACCATGAATATATAAGGTTTTTCCGCGTTTAAATGATGAATAATGCCACGACCTAGCATTAAAAATTACGATACTAACATCGCATTTCCATGAAATACAATAGGCTAATATATTAAGTGTAGTTGGACGAGTAACTAATGATTTTACCTCAATCTCAACGCTATTTTCGCCTATATTTGGCTCATTTTTGACTCTTTGGTCATCATAGCTTTTAGGCAAGATTAAAGCTAGGTCCAGCAAACTTGCAATACCTAGCTCTTTTAATTGGCTATTTTGACTCATTATACAAACAAGCGATGCTAAGCCTATTTATATCTTTTAGGCTAGATATAAACTCATTTAATATATTTAATTCTAAACTCTTAATACGCTCTAAATTCAAATCAAACTCACCAAGTTCATAACCATAATAGTACTCTTTTTGTGCTATTGATAGTCGCTTAAATAGCGTCTCTTTACTAAGAGGTTCGCTGCCAAGCAAGAAATTTCTAGCAGCTTCAAGCTCTTTTTGCGTTGCGCCATTTTGAACAAATTTAGATATTTCATCTTTTATTAAAAATATCGCCTCATCTTTATTCTCATTTTTAGTTTGCAAGTAGCCATTTAAAGCGTTATAGCTAAGATTTAAATTTGCTGAGCAATATACGCTATATGCTAGTCCTCGCTTTACACGGATTTCCTCCATTAATCTAGAACCAAAACCACTACTACCTAAGATAAACATCGCTACACTAAGCTTATATTTATCTTCTATATTATAGTTTAATGGTGAGCCAAAATATATATATGCTTGTTGGCTTGGTTTATCGATTATCTTTAAGCTCTCACTATCACTTACTGTGATTTTATTTAGCTCTTTTTTCTTACCGCTATTTAATACCTCACAAAGTTTATCAAATTTAATATTTATTGGATCTATATCTCCGCCTAAGACAATAAACATATTTTCAAGATTTAAATTTGATCTTATAAACTCTTTAATATCATCGAGCTCAATCTCTTCTATACTTTGTGGAGTTCCAATACTTGGTATAGCTAGGCGTGAGTTTGGATACAATATCTCTTTTAAAGCGTTGCTAGATTGATAGTCATAATCGCTGCTATTAGAGGCAATTATGCCTAAAGCTTGTGTTTTTAGCTTTTTTAAGATATTTTTATCATAGTTTGGATCAGCAAGCAAATCCAAAAGCATATTAAAACCATATTCAAAATGCTCACTTAAGCTCTCTAGCCCAATCTCAAATGTCTCAAATCCAGCATTTGCGCTAAGCATAATAGCTCTCATATCAAGAGCTTTATTAAACTCATTACTACCAAGCTTTTTTGTTCCTTCGCTTAGTAGCTCTGCAGCTAGTTTGGCTACTCCATATCTCTTTTCAACGCAAGTTCCAGCTGTTTTAAATACTAGCTTTAAGCCAACAATAGGCAATTCACGGCTATGTTCGTAGATTAAAGTTACATCATTATTGGCTATTTTTAAATTTAATTTTTCCACTATTTTACCTCATTTAGATAATACTCTATTTGATCTTTTCTTAAAATTCTTATATAGTTTGTGCTTCCTATCTTTCCAGCTGGATAGCCTGCTGTAAGCGTATAAGTAGATTGATAATCTATCAATCCAGCATCTTTTAACCCTTTTATTGTATTAGCTAGAAGTAAATTTAACTGATTTTGCGGGATAACTAAACTTGGAGTAACGCCCCAGACAATAGTAAGACTTCTAGCCACATTTTCATCATGTGTTACAGCTATAATTGGCATTTGAGGACGATTTCTTGCCATTTTAATTGCACTTGAACCACTACTAGTAATAGAGATAATAGCATTTGCTCCAATTCTTTGAGCTAGATGTGAGCTAGCACTTGCTACCATATCAGTCTCATCGGTAAATTCAAACTCATCAAATTTACCATATGGATAAATAGATTCACTTTGCGATATTGTCGCACTCATAGCCTTAACCACTGCTACTGGATTTATACCCACTGCACTCTCTTCACTTAGCATAACTGCATCTGTTCCATCTAAAACAGCATTTGCTACATCGCTAATCTCAGCTCTAGTGGCACTTTGGCTCTTAGCCATAGAAAGCATCATTTGAGTAGCTGTAATAACTGGGCGGTTTGCGGCATTGGCTTTTTTGATTATTAGCTTTTGAATACTTGGAACCTTATAGTATGGCACTTCAATTCCTAAATCTCCACGCGCTACCATAATACCATCGCTTGCTTCTATAATATGATCAATATTTTCTACTGCATCAAATTTCTCTATTTTAGCAAATACCTTAGCACTTGAGCCAAACTCTTTTAATATAGCCTTAGCATTTATAATATCATTTGCATTTTGCACAAAACTTATAGCGACAAAATCTACTCCATTTTGCGCACCCCAAAGCATATCATCTCTATCTTTTTGAGTAATAACATCAATATTTAGTTTAGTATTTGGGAAATTTACCCCTTTATTTGAGCTTAGTATGCCATCATTTTCTATTACAGTTTCAATCATATCTGGCAGACATTTTACTACCTTTGCCTTAATCATTCCATCATATAAATATATATATTCACCCTCTTTTAACAAGGATAAAATTTGAGGCTGATTTATGCTAAGTTCATAAATTTCTCCATTTTTATGGCCAATTATGCTATCTTTTAATACATTTAATCTATCTCCAGCTTTTAACTCAAATGGCTCTTTTAAAGCTCCAACTCTAATCTTTGGCCCACAAATATCTTGCAAGATTCCAACTCTTATACCAAGAGAATTTGAAGCCTCTTTTATCTTATCAATTGTGGATTTATGATATTCATGTGAGCCATGTGAGAAATTTAGCCTAAATACATTTACACCCTCTT of Campylobacter vicugnae contains these proteins:
- a CDS encoding AsmA family protein → MRVLYWILGGLALFVAIVYALLFSSVGNSILKPYIEKIASQKSSMNIKLDEFRLAISHLDITVSVNDALKARVYGNYSLFTQELDFNYTASSNDLSSFGVDIKDDINLKGKIVGKLKNFIADGSGKIVGSNLRFATRIANFTPLELKLDAKSLELAQISAIATGKSYIKGKMNIIADITSKDLSYNGNATLNIPNAIVNNELVTADYGVALPQNFTIKANSNLNLNGRTAKAKSVITTPVGVIAALNSIYNIDEKTLNSDLNLNIPNLTKLEPIIGQKLYGEITAKANAKLVGSNLEFLDADISGLGGMITAKMANNEIKAQIKKIKLNELLKLVAMPAIANGNINGNATITSLNDSSKRVGDINIDINGGVFNANELNKMIGSNLTKNLTFNSDIKANLKGDNAKLDANLKSEILNIDNLNANYNLTQKTANAKAYALVPDLAKLGAISGTKINGQIALNADIAADLNNQKMPLKNANIDIKAMDGIISANIDSGKLKAKIQNILAQNLFLMIGQKPLLSGKLNGELNLDSIDIANLNGKGQIKLENGVLNSANLKELTGKNFPQNTTLNAHIKPTFTNSTVHFATTIDSNLATVDKFDGSYDINKNSLEAIYSANVPDLNRLEFLTGMKLNGSLNPSGKISINENINATLNSDFIGSKLKIDIVDNKTNLTLPSFEITNLLEFLDFEPFYEGKATLNANYNLNNSKGDFKADIANGQLSKNGLTNLISATIQKDITNEVYKDGYLKGIIDKNLINFDAQLSSQRSDINITSASLDTATKAINIPIKANIEKTDIDVVIGGTSSDPKYTISSNYLKDKLSKEIDRGLNKLFKGDENKSKDTKELINGLQNLFTR
- a CDS encoding aminotransferase class V-fold PLP-dependent enzyme; the encoded protein is MNIDKIRQNIILKDGIYYFDWTASGLGYLPIEDEIKRILQTYANTHSECSECSNITTNYYENARAGIKKFLNLQSDFVLLPCGQGSSAAIKKFQEIMGIYIPPATKMALNIDFDTIKKSLPLVIVGPYEHHSNEISYRAGLCEVVRIPLAKDGGLHWGELDKILKINANRKIIISISAASNVTGIKTDINALHRVARRYKAVIAIDASSLIAYENVNSSLCDAIFISPHKLLGGVGSCGLLAIRKSLFSSNLPTFSAGGTVSYVSKKSVHYLDDIEQLEDAGTPAITQLIRAYLAFELRNKIGLEFINEQKINLMNKFELGLANIKGVINYAPKNMQRLAIFAFNIKGISPFDLAQTLSNKFGIQSRAGCSCAGPYGHDLLGLNDDEPLSFKPGWLRVSLHWSHSDDDVDYLLSAIDQARKSLT
- the recG gene encoding ATP-dependent DNA helicase RecG, giving the protein MSQNSQLKELGIASLLDLALILPKSYDDQRVKNEPNIGENSVEIEVKSLVTRPTTLNILAYCISWKCDVSIVIFNARSWHYSSFKRGKTLYIHGKSTIYNGVWQFSNPKIITKVGEIIPHYKRDLKDNQIQNLIKKYLNIESLKSQGLNDDEAREILALHELSDEAIYRVLNLDSKRLELLKFVEIFNYFKKLSAKKVLFKASAIKPYDITSWIETLPFTPTDDQLKAIDDIRLDLGKSIAAKRVIMGDVGSGKTLVILGAALLNYPNRSILMAPTTVLATQLYNQALKLLPSFMKIEYLKKGLKNAKLEEANLIIGTHALLYQELPKSTLIMIDEQHRFGSIQRQKIDELTRNENFRAHFLQFSATPIPRTLCLIESELVSFSFLKQIPFTKHIKTLIIQNSGFNALLEHIKSQIKQNKQTIIVYPLVEDSQVSNYQSLSAAAPFWLNKFEKVYVTHGKDKQKDEVLEQFANDGNILLATTIVEVGISLPKLSTIVIVGAEKLGLASLHQLRGRVGRHGGQGWCYLYTKLATIPSRLKEFAQTLDGFIVAQIDLKNRQAGDILDGTIQHGATFEYYDMDEDITQKAKDRLAAFKAGLS
- a CDS encoding M16 family metallopeptidase → MEKLNLKIANNDVTLIYEHSRELPIVGLKLVFKTAGTCVEKRYGVAKLAAELLSEGTKKLGSNEFNKALDMRAIMLSANAGFETFEIGLESLSEHFEYGFNMLLDLLADPNYDKNILKKLKTQALGIIASNSSDYDYQSSNALKEILYPNSRLAIPSIGTPQSIEEIELDDIKEFIRSNLNLENMFIVLGGDIDPINIKFDKLCEVLNSGKKKELNKITVSDSESLKIIDKPSQQAYIYFGSPLNYNIEDKYKLSVAMFILGSSGFGSRLMEEIRVKRGLAYSVYCSANLNLSYNALNGYLQTKNENKDEAIFLIKDEISKFVQNGATQKELEAARNFLLGSEPLSKETLFKRLSIAQKEYYYGYELGEFDLNLERIKSLELNILNEFISSLKDINRLSIACLYNESK